GGATTAACAAAATTTTAACTTTTAATTTGGATAATAAATGTAGCTGCTACATTTAAACCACTCAGGTTTATGTAACCGATAATCCTGAAAACTGACAACTAAACTAAATTATTAACCAAAAACTAATTATCTATTTACTAGAAGGCATCCCTTTTATCCAAAATTCGGTATAGAAACCACTTTTTATTTTTTAACAACCTAAATAAGTCAAACCATAATGAAGAAAATAATACGCTATTATTTGCTATTTTCACCACTTATCTTTTTTCTTGCTAATTGTAGCAAAAAAGAAGTAGATGAGTATTACGCAAGACCAGATGATCTTGAGCCCCCTATCTACCAGCAGCTTGAAGCTGCAGGGAATTTCCAAAACCTAATCAAACTTATTGAAGTTGCGGGTTATAAAGATATTCTTGGCAAAGCAGGCTACTGGACCATGATGGCACCAAACGATGCCGCTTTTGAAAATTATTTTCAGGAACAGGGTATCGCAGATGTTTCGGGCATAGACTCGTTAACCGCATCAAAAATTGTTAAATATGCTCTAATTTATAATGCTTTTCGTACCGAAAGACTTTCCGATTACCAATCTAATATAGGTTGGGAAGAAGATATGGCTTTTAGACGTAGAACGGCCTATTACGATGGCTTTCAAAATAAAGTTGTAGATGGTACACCTATGGTTGTTGTCGGGTCTAACCGCAATAATGTAGAGGGTGGCGATCCTTATATTTCTGGAGACAATAATAATAAGTACATTACTTACTTTGCCGAAGAATATATGAACGCTGCTACCTTAGGTAGTTATGATTATAATTTCTTTTTTCCAAATTCTACGTATACAGGATTTAATGTATTAAGTTCAGAAGTCGTTCAGGCTGATATCGTTGCGGAAAACGGCATTATTCACGAGGTAAACAAAGTGTCGTTACCACCGCTAAATTTGGATCAAAAATTAGAAGAAAGCCCAAATTACAGTTTGTTTTATCAATTACTTGAAGACAATTTGGTAAACTATGTTTTCGATCAGGAAGCGACAACAACCTATCAGAACTACACACGTAAGTCTGATGAAGTTTATGTTAAAGTTTACGATCCAGCATTATCATTCTCACCAAACAACGAAAATTTCTTAAAGGCTACAGATAACGACGGACAAAGTGATGCTTATACCTTAATCGTTCCTGAAAATACAGCCTTGCAAGTATTTGTGGATGAGGTTTTATTGAAAAACTATTCGGCTTTAGATAAACTTCCTAAATATGTCTTTGAAGATTTCTTTAATGCACATATGGTACAAGCTGCCGTTTGGCCTTCAAAAGTTGCTGGTTATAGTAATGCTTTAGATGAAGATATCCGTATTGATATGGATACCGATGTTATAGAAGCCGAGCTTTTAAGTAACGGGTTCTTTTACGGTACAAATAAAATTCAAGAGTCAAATTTATTCTACAGTGTTTATACCTCGGCGTATTTAGATCCTGCGTTTACATTAGCAACCCGTTTGTTTAATGATGGTTCCGGATACCGCGAAATAGCTAGTAATATTTATAGTAACTATACCTTATTTCTACCTTCTGATGAGATACTAATGAACTTAGGATTTGATTATGATATCAATCGATCAGAGTGGGTTTACGTATCGCCAGAAACAGGCAATGAAGTTCGTGGTAGTTTAGCCAGAGCCAGAATAGCCAGAGTACTATACAATGGTATCGTGCCAACACCTAATATGGAATTGAATGACCTTTCGGGATCAGGAATTATCAGATCTGGAGATTTCGATTTACCGGGAGAATACATCAAATGGGACAATAATCAGGTATTTGCTGCAGGTAACGAAGTACTTGATAATCGTGTGAATATTTTAGGATATGAAGATCAAAGAAATGGCCGTACTTATTATATCGATAATATATTGGAGTTTAGTGAAGAGTTTCAGGGTGTAGATTTGGCAGCTTTAGCAGCCGAAACAGGCTCGCAGTACGCATATTTCTATGAATTTTTAAAGAGTTCAGGACTTTACGATGAGGCTTCAGGTGCCATCGATGGTATCGAATTAGGAACGCCGTATACTTTTGTTATTCCTAGTAATGATGCCATAAGACAAGCTGTAATGGATGGTGTATTGCCAGGAGATGCTGTAACCGGAGAACCCAACTTTGTTCCGGCTAACGATATAGCGAGAGAAGGTATATCAAATTTTGTTAAGTACCATTTTATAGCTACACGTACGGCCTCCGATGATGGACTAATTAACGGATTAACAGAAACACTACTTAAAACAGAGTTTGGCGAGAAAACCTATGTGAATATCGTTTCCGGTCCTGGTGATCTAAACTTTGTTGATGCAGGTAACAGAATCGCTAACTACATTCCTTTAGAAAGTAATCATTTAGCCGATCGTACACTGATTCACTTAGTAGATAATTATCTTTTATACACGGAATAAAATGAAATATAACATAACCAACTTACTTTATAGTTTTTCTTTTGTATTGATTTTCTTTACATCATTCCAATTGTCTGCGCAATCTTCAGAACAAGTGGTAAGAGGTCAAGTTATCGATGCAGGGACAAAAGAACCAATTTTGGGGGCAACCATAATAGAACAGGATGCCGAAAACAGAACCATAACGGGGGTTGTTACCGATTTTGACGGGAACTTCGCCATTCGTATAAAGAGTACCAACAATAAATTAGTCATCTCAACCATAGGATATGCTACACAAGTATTTGAAATAGGCAGTAAAAGAAATTTTGCTGTAGAGATGGTAGAAAAGATTGAAGGTTTAGATGAAATAGTAATTACGGGGTCAAAAGGCTCTGATGACGGACTTTTGAACATTGCCAACCGTAACTTAACTACCAGTGTGGTAACCGTTAAAGCCAGCGATTTACAAAATACGCAGGCCGCATCGATTGATGAAGCGCTTCAAGGGCGTGTACCTGGGGTTGATATTACAGCAAATTCAGGAGATCCGGGAGCAGGAATGCAAATTCGTATACGTGGTACATCGTCTATCACAGGGTCGTCTGATCCTTTAATAGTTGTAGACGGAATGCCTTATGAAACCTCTATTCCAGAAGATTTTAACTTTGGTACCGCTGATCAGCAAGGCTATGCCGCACTTTTAAATGTGGCACCAGCCGATATTGAGAGTATTACCATTTTAAAAGATGCAGCCGCAACCGCCATGTGGGGGGCTCGCGCAGCGAGTGGGGTTTTAATTATTAACACCAAACGTGGTGCGGTAGGTGCGCCTAAAATAGGCTACTCGTTTACAGGTACCGTTCAAAAGATGCCAAATACGATTCCTATGTTAAGTGGTGATCAGTATTCGCAATTAATTCCAGAAGCCTATATGAATCGTACCGGTACTCCACTTAATACCTTAACAGTTAAGGAATTCCAATACGATCCACAGGAAGTGTATTATTATAAAAACTACGGAAACAATACCGATTGGGTTGATGCCATTACACAGACCGGATTAACCGGAGAACACAATATCTCACTTCAGGGTGGAGGTGAACGCGCTCGTTACTATTCTTCTGTAGGGTACTACAACTCTAAAGGGGTTACCAAAGGGACGGCTTATGAGCGTCTTAACGGACGTTTGAATTTAGATTACGTCGTGTCCGATCGTATTCGGTTTAAAGCAGATATCTCGTATACGCACTCTAGTACGGACAGAAATTATGTAAATTCTTTTGGTGAGAGTCGTGATAGAGACCGACTTCGTAGTGTTGCTTATGTAAAAATGCCAAACATGAGTATTTATGAGTACGACGATTTAGGAGATATTACACCTAACTATTTTTCTCCGGCACAAAATATACAAGGACAATATTCTGGAACCTATAATCCGGTGGCTATGGCTGAGTTTGCGACCAATAACCAAGTCGGAGAACGTATTGTACCGCACTTTAATTTAAAAGTAGATTTAGTACCCGATCGCTTAATTTCTACTTTTGATATTCAGTATGATTTTAATAGTACAAAAGCTAAATCGTTTTTACCGCAAAATGCAACAGGTAGACCATTTACCGAAACCGTGGTGAATCGTGCGTCTGATGCCGATGTTGATGCCACCAGTATCACCACAAAAACGAATTTTATTTATACACCACATTTAGGTGAAAAACATAGCTTACAGTCTATTTTATCGCTTCAATCTAACGACTTCCGATACGAATCGCACCAGGCGTTAACTTCTAACACGGCTTCGTCATTGTTAACAGACCCATCGGTGCCATCTAGAACACAAAATTCAGATTTACAATTATATACTAATAATAGCCAGTCTAGAAATGTGGGTGCTTTAATTAATGCACAATATGGGTACGACGATAGGTATCTAATTAATGTTGGTCTTCGTGCCGACGGTAATTCTAAGTTTGGACCGGATAACCGTTATGCCTTATTTCCTTCTATCTCGACACGTTGGAGAGTATCTGGAGAGAAATTTATGGAGCACTTAAATTGGGTAGACGACTTTAGTGTACGTGCCAGTTTAGGGCAATCGGGTCGTGCGCCACGTTATGATTACCGTTACTTTAATTATTACAGCAATTATCCTACGGAATATTTAGGATCAAATGGTGTGTATCCAGCCAACATACAATTAAACAACTTACGTTGGGAAACCTTAACCGGTAAAAACTTAGGGTTCAATATTCAACTGTTTGATAAACGCGTGATGATGGACATTGACCTTTATCAAAACAGAACCAAAGATCTTTTGTTTGAAAATATCGACATCACAACCATTTCAGGTTACCCGCGTTTATCAGACCAAAACGTGGGAGTATTAGATAACCAAGGTTGGGAAATAGGTTTATATACGACCCCGTTTAAAAATGATAAGTGGATGATAGATTTCAACTTCAATATTTCAAGAAACGAAAACATAATTCGTGAAATTTCAGAGTTTTATCCAAACGAAAGCGGAAACATAGACCGTAACGGAGAGTACAAACGTTTCTTACAGGTAGATAACCCATTCGGATCGTTTTACGGCTATAAGTTTAAAGGCGTTTATTCAGATTTAGAATCTACCAAAGCTGTTGATGCCAACGGAAATGTTATTGTAGGTCCTAATGGTCAAGAAGTTTATATGCGATTTAATTATCCTAACATAGATTATACATTCCAACCTGGAGATGCCATTTACGAGGATATTAATAAAGATGGTAATATAGACAGTAGAGATATCGTGTACTTAGGAAACAGTAACCCTAAATTCACCGGAGGTTTTGGTCCTTCATTTTCTTATAACAAGCAATTTAAATTGCAGTTATTCTTTACATATCGTTTAGACTATGATATTATTAACGGTACAGATATGATTACCACGAATATGTACGGTTTCGATAATCAAAGTACAGCGGTATTATCGAGATGGAGAAACCCAGGAGATGTTACCGATATGCCTCGCGCTATTTACAGAGGAGGATACAACTGGTTAGGGTCCAGCCGTTATGTAGAGGATGCCTCTTTCTTAAGATTTAGATCGGCCACCTTTAGCTATAATTTTGGTAAGAACTTTTTAAAGAGTTTAAAACTAGACGATTTAAATCTGTATTTCACGGCCGATAACATTTATACTTTTACCAAATATCGTGGTCAAGACCCAGAGGTTAATATGCGTGGAGGCGATCCCTTTGGAATAGCTATCGATAATTCACGTACACCACCAACGAGACGTTTCACTTTAGGATTAAGAACCAGATTTTAAAAACTAATTCAACATGCGAAATAAAATAATATACAACCTAGTGTTAATTGTTGTAATGCTGTTACAGTCTTGCGACAGTTATCTAGATTTACAGCCAGAAAACGGAACGGTTCGTGAAGAATTCTGGAAAACGAAAGAAGATGTACAGGCCGCTGTTATAGGTATCTATTCCGGATTATTAAACACACCGGGGTCAGGAACAACCATAGCAGAATACAGTTTTATGTATGGCGAACTTAGAGGAGGCATGGTAGGCGCTGGCATTGGCTCTAGTAACGACCAAATAGATATAATAACCTCTAATATTTTGCCTTCTAATACCGTAGCCTCTTGGGGAACGTTTTATACGGTAATCAACTATTGTAATACGGTAATTGATTTAGCGCCCAATGTACTGGCTTTAGATCCAACCTTTACCCAAGAGCAGTTAGACCAATATTTATCTGAAGCCTTGGCGATAAGAGCATACCTGTATTTTACACTGGCCAGAACCTTTAGGGATGTGCCTTTAAAATTAGAAGCCACCTTATCGGATGATGATAATTTTCAAATTCCAACATCATCTCAGGAGGTGATTTTCAATCAGGTGGTTACCGATTTAACAACGGCTTTAAATACTGCAGTAGAAGATTATGGAGATATCCCGTCTAACAAAGGGCGTATCACCAAAGACGCGATCAATGCGATGTTGGCCGACGTGTACTTATGGCAGGAAGATTATACCAATGCCTTAATAGCTGCCGATGCCGTTATTAATTCACCAGCAGGTTATGAACTAGTTCCAGGTAGTGCATCATGGTTTACCACTGTATTTGCTAGAGGGAACTCTAGCGAAAGTATTTTTGAATTTCAATATACACCGGAAAATAGAGGACCTTTTTACTCTATCTTTTTACAACGTCCACAGTATTTAGCTGATGCAGGTGTTCTGGAAGATGTTTTTGGATTGGATTTTGAAGACCCGGAAAATAAAGATGTTCGTGGCGAGCGCGCCTCATTAATACCGGGAACCAATGAAATTTATAAGTTTACAGGTCTGAATGAAGATCAGCGTAAAGCTAATGAAGACTCAGACACGCATTGGTTTGTATACCGCTATGCGGATGTATTGCTAATGAAAGCTGAAGCCCTTAATGAATTGGATCGCGGCGATGAAGCTTTAGAGATTATAGAAGAAATTCGAGAGTCTCGATTAGCAATCGACTTAACTAAAGAAGAAGTTAGCGGGGCCGATAAAAACGGGGTTCGTATGTATATTTTAGCCGAAAGAGCCCGAGAACTGGCTTTCGAAGGCAAACGATGGTTTGATGTATTACGAAATGCCAGAAAAGATAATTACACTTATATAGACATTATCTTAGGGATTGCTATTCAAACGGCACCAGCAAACCAGCAACAAAGTATTGTTGCAAAACTTAAAGATCCTAACAGCCATTATTTGCCTATTTACGAGTATGAGCTGTATACCAATAAAGCCCTTGTGCAAAATCCGTTTTATAAATAAAAAAATTGTGTCATGAAAAATATATTCAAATTACCTAGTGTGTTACGGTTTGTGTGTTTGGCCCTTTTTACGGTTACAGTTTTATATAACTGTTCAGATGAAAAGTTTAAAGAGTCAACCGACGAGACCTTGAATATCACAGAGTTTTTAAGAGCCAATACCGATCGGTATTCGCTGTTTCTCGAGATTTTAGATATTACCGATTACGCATCTTTTATGAATACCTACGGAACCTATACTTTGTTCCTGCCAACCAATGGAGCGGTAGAGGCTTATATGAGCGATTTAGGCGTGAGTACTTTAGATGCTGTACCTCTTGAAGATCTACAGGAATTAGCAAAGCTACATATCCTTGAACAACAAGTTTTGACGACCTCATTTACTGATGGTAAAATTGCAACGCCAAGTATGCAAGGTCAGTTTTTAATTACCGGAGCAGTAAACAGTGCCGATGGTTCCAGTATAACGGTAAATAAATCAGCAAAAATAACCACCTCCAATGTTGAGGTTGGAAATGGTGTAATACATGAGATCGATAAGGTGCTTAGAGTTGCAACTAAAACTATAGCCGAGACTATTGAAGCTGACCCTTCTTTATCTCTGTTTACAGAGGTCATGAAAGCCACCGGTTGGTACGAAGAGCTAGATCGCCCCATTACTTATGTAGATAGTGTACCGTCTTATTTAAGTGTTATAGCGCAAACCAATGCGGTTTTTGAAGAAGCAGGTTTTTCTAATTTAGACGATTTAAAAGCACGTTATAGCCATTTAGACGACCCTATGAATCCAGAAGACAGCTTAAACTTGTTTATGGCTTATAGAGTGTCACCAGGTTTAAATTATTTAGCCGATTTAGCGGTTACTCCAGCCTTACTGACTAAAGCGCCTTTAGAGGTTATTAGTATAAAACTGGCTGCAGATACGCTTTTAATTAACGAGGAAACCTTTAATGGAGTTCTTGAAAAAGGTTTTGAAATTGATAGAGCATCGAGTGATGAAACGACCTCTAACGGAGTCGTACATTTGGTTAAAGAAAATTACTTTATCAAAAAACGTTTACCGGCACCCGTGTATTTTGACTTAGCCGATCAGCCAGAATTCAGACAATTAAGTTCTGTTTTTAGAGTGCCAGGTATGTGGGCATCACTTTCAAATGCTGAATTAGCCGATGTAACTTGGGAAGGCTCCCCGAGTGTCACCTATTCTTGTTTCGACCTAGGTAGCTCGAGCAGACCTGGATGGCATGGCGATGTGTTAGACATACTTCGCTTACGTGATGGTTATATTAACAACATAGAATTCAATACCCCTGTAATTATTAAAGGGCAATATAAAGTATGGATTTCTTGGCGTCAAAATGGTAGAGCTCCTAATTCAGTAAGAGCGTACTTTAATGACACGCAGCTTGCAAGAACATTTAATATGACCGAATACGGAGATAGTAGTACACCAGAGCGTGTTTTAGAGTCACAAGGATACAAACGTCATATTTCACCTTTTACGTCTAGATATAACTGTAGATTGTTAGGGGTTATCAACGTAGAAACGACAGGAAGACATAAATTCAGACTGCAATCTTTGGCATATGCCGGAGGTAACAGTTGGCTTGATGTGGTGGAGTTTAGGCCGGTAGACATGGATCAATTATATCCTAAGTTTGAAGCCGGAGGAGATGGACTTATCTATGAGTAAAAAAAAAGACTATTAATTAAACTAATCCAATAAGGATGAAGATATCAATAAACACATATTCTAAAGCTATATTAGCTAGTTTGTCTCTTTTAGCAGTCGTTTCATGTTCCGATCCATGGGATGATCATGCCAAGAGCTCAGACGAGAATTTAAAACAGAATTTAGCAGAGCGTCTTACCAGTATTTCTGAAACCTCAGAATTTGGTAAGCTGTTAACCGAAACAGGTTACGATAAAGTTTTGGCTAATTCCAAAACCTATACGGTTTGGGCGCCAACAAACGAGGCCATGGCTGCCGTTCCAGCAAGTGAGCTGGGGAGTTTAGAAAGCAAAAAACGTTTCGTTAGTAATCATTTAGCGCTTACTGCTTTTGGATCGGTTTCTAATCAAGATACTGTTACTGTACAAATGCTTTCCAGTAAATACCTAGAATTTATTAATGGTACGGTCATGGATGGCGCTTCGGTGGTTACTGCCGATCAGTACACATCCAATGGGCTTTATCACATAGTAAGCGATGCGCTTATTCCGCGATTAAGTATTTGGGAGTACATTAAAAGCATGGAGGGCAGTAATGCCATGAGTTCCTATTTATTATCGTTGGATGAATTCAATATTTATCAATCAGATAGTATTGCTAAGGCAACAGCAGAGGAAAACCCAGGTATATATTCAGATTCCCTATCAAATTCATACCTTAAAAATGTGTATAACTTAAATAACGAACGTAATAAGTACACCTTCTTTTTATTGGAAGATGATGCGTTTAATACCGAAGTCGGGAAGTTAGAGCCTTACTTAACCAAAAGTAATGCCGATTCCACAACAACCTACGCGCGTTATTTTAATACCAGGGATTTTGCGT
This genomic window from Mariniflexile sp. TRM1-10 contains:
- a CDS encoding fasciclin domain-containing protein, which encodes MKKIIRYYLLFSPLIFFLANCSKKEVDEYYARPDDLEPPIYQQLEAAGNFQNLIKLIEVAGYKDILGKAGYWTMMAPNDAAFENYFQEQGIADVSGIDSLTASKIVKYALIYNAFRTERLSDYQSNIGWEEDMAFRRRTAYYDGFQNKVVDGTPMVVVGSNRNNVEGGDPYISGDNNNKYITYFAEEYMNAATLGSYDYNFFFPNSTYTGFNVLSSEVVQADIVAENGIIHEVNKVSLPPLNLDQKLEESPNYSLFYQLLEDNLVNYVFDQEATTTYQNYTRKSDEVYVKVYDPALSFSPNNENFLKATDNDGQSDAYTLIVPENTALQVFVDEVLLKNYSALDKLPKYVFEDFFNAHMVQAAVWPSKVAGYSNALDEDIRIDMDTDVIEAELLSNGFFYGTNKIQESNLFYSVYTSAYLDPAFTLATRLFNDGSGYREIASNIYSNYTLFLPSDEILMNLGFDYDINRSEWVYVSPETGNEVRGSLARARIARVLYNGIVPTPNMELNDLSGSGIIRSGDFDLPGEYIKWDNNQVFAAGNEVLDNRVNILGYEDQRNGRTYYIDNILEFSEEFQGVDLAALAAETGSQYAYFYEFLKSSGLYDEASGAIDGIELGTPYTFVIPSNDAIRQAVMDGVLPGDAVTGEPNFVPANDIAREGISNFVKYHFIATRTASDDGLINGLTETLLKTEFGEKTYVNIVSGPGDLNFVDAGNRIANYIPLESNHLADRTLIHLVDNYLLYTE
- a CDS encoding SusC/RagA family TonB-linked outer membrane protein, whose amino-acid sequence is MKYNITNLLYSFSFVLIFFTSFQLSAQSSEQVVRGQVIDAGTKEPILGATIIEQDAENRTITGVVTDFDGNFAIRIKSTNNKLVISTIGYATQVFEIGSKRNFAVEMVEKIEGLDEIVITGSKGSDDGLLNIANRNLTTSVVTVKASDLQNTQAASIDEALQGRVPGVDITANSGDPGAGMQIRIRGTSSITGSSDPLIVVDGMPYETSIPEDFNFGTADQQGYAALLNVAPADIESITILKDAAATAMWGARAASGVLIINTKRGAVGAPKIGYSFTGTVQKMPNTIPMLSGDQYSQLIPEAYMNRTGTPLNTLTVKEFQYDPQEVYYYKNYGNNTDWVDAITQTGLTGEHNISLQGGGERARYYSSVGYYNSKGVTKGTAYERLNGRLNLDYVVSDRIRFKADISYTHSSTDRNYVNSFGESRDRDRLRSVAYVKMPNMSIYEYDDLGDITPNYFSPAQNIQGQYSGTYNPVAMAEFATNNQVGERIVPHFNLKVDLVPDRLISTFDIQYDFNSTKAKSFLPQNATGRPFTETVVNRASDADVDATSITTKTNFIYTPHLGEKHSLQSILSLQSNDFRYESHQALTSNTASSLLTDPSVPSRTQNSDLQLYTNNSQSRNVGALINAQYGYDDRYLINVGLRADGNSKFGPDNRYALFPSISTRWRVSGEKFMEHLNWVDDFSVRASLGQSGRAPRYDYRYFNYYSNYPTEYLGSNGVYPANIQLNNLRWETLTGKNLGFNIQLFDKRVMMDIDLYQNRTKDLLFENIDITTISGYPRLSDQNVGVLDNQGWEIGLYTTPFKNDKWMIDFNFNISRNENIIREISEFYPNESGNIDRNGEYKRFLQVDNPFGSFYGYKFKGVYSDLESTKAVDANGNVIVGPNGQEVYMRFNYPNIDYTFQPGDAIYEDINKDGNIDSRDIVYLGNSNPKFTGGFGPSFSYNKQFKLQLFFTYRLDYDIINGTDMITTNMYGFDNQSTAVLSRWRNPGDVTDMPRAIYRGGYNWLGSSRYVEDASFLRFRSATFSYNFGKNFLKSLKLDDLNLYFTADNIYTFTKYRGQDPEVNMRGGDPFGIAIDNSRTPPTRRFTLGLRTRF
- a CDS encoding RagB/SusD family nutrient uptake outer membrane protein, coding for MRNKIIYNLVLIVVMLLQSCDSYLDLQPENGTVREEFWKTKEDVQAAVIGIYSGLLNTPGSGTTIAEYSFMYGELRGGMVGAGIGSSNDQIDIITSNILPSNTVASWGTFYTVINYCNTVIDLAPNVLALDPTFTQEQLDQYLSEALAIRAYLYFTLARTFRDVPLKLEATLSDDDNFQIPTSSQEVIFNQVVTDLTTALNTAVEDYGDIPSNKGRITKDAINAMLADVYLWQEDYTNALIAADAVINSPAGYELVPGSASWFTTVFARGNSSESIFEFQYTPENRGPFYSIFLQRPQYLADAGVLEDVFGLDFEDPENKDVRGERASLIPGTNEIYKFTGLNEDQRKANEDSDTHWFVYRYADVLLMKAEALNELDRGDEALEIIEEIRESRLAIDLTKEEVSGADKNGVRMYILAERARELAFEGKRWFDVLRNARKDNYTYIDIILGIAIQTAPANQQQSIVAKLKDPNSHYLPIYEYELYTNKALVQNPFYK
- a CDS encoding fasciclin domain-containing protein translates to MKNIFKLPSVLRFVCLALFTVTVLYNCSDEKFKESTDETLNITEFLRANTDRYSLFLEILDITDYASFMNTYGTYTLFLPTNGAVEAYMSDLGVSTLDAVPLEDLQELAKLHILEQQVLTTSFTDGKIATPSMQGQFLITGAVNSADGSSITVNKSAKITTSNVEVGNGVIHEIDKVLRVATKTIAETIEADPSLSLFTEVMKATGWYEELDRPITYVDSVPSYLSVIAQTNAVFEEAGFSNLDDLKARYSHLDDPMNPEDSLNLFMAYRVSPGLNYLADLAVTPALLTKAPLEVISIKLAADTLLINEETFNGVLEKGFEIDRASSDETTSNGVVHLVKENYFIKKRLPAPVYFDLADQPEFRQLSSVFRVPGMWASLSNAELADVTWEGSPSVTYSCFDLGSSSRPGWHGDVLDILRLRDGYINNIEFNTPVIIKGQYKVWISWRQNGRAPNSVRAYFNDTQLARTFNMTEYGDSSTPERVLESQGYKRHISPFTSRYNCRLLGVINVETTGRHKFRLQSLAYAGGNSWLDVVEFRPVDMDQLYPKFEAGGDGLIYE
- a CDS encoding fasciclin domain-containing protein, yielding MKISINTYSKAILASLSLLAVVSCSDPWDDHAKSSDENLKQNLAERLTSISETSEFGKLLTETGYDKVLANSKTYTVWAPTNEAMAAVPASELGSLESKKRFVSNHLALTAFGSVSNQDTVTVQMLSSKYLEFINGTVMDGASVVTADQYTSNGLYHIVSDALIPRLSIWEYIKSMEGSNAMSSYLLSLDEFNIYQSDSIAKATAEENPGIYSDSLSNSYLKNVYNLNNERNKYTFFLLEDDAFNTEVGKLEPYLTKSNADSTTTYARYFNTRDFAFHKSVAKENLPDTLVSRFGVKVPINKDNIVEEVPLSNGVLYIMGSMDVPLETRLLTTQIEGESPRGFSQGDKRANTYYREKEDLDGIMFEDIMVQNHGVPLFSIYYGASNLYSTTYKVYWRAINDIQENTFQQRLRFGGMFNELGVVVDPIATLDYTDVAPDVYDEIYVGEFTLEEAGNLDLISLIAANSGSNGVNTLTLDYIKLVPVIK